Proteins encoded within one genomic window of Vicia villosa cultivar HV-30 ecotype Madison, WI unplaced genomic scaffold, Vvil1.0 ctg.003394F_1_1, whole genome shotgun sequence:
- the LOC131640917 gene encoding L-type lectin-domain containing receptor kinase IV.1-like, protein MSHSFNLILVLFFLVTAVASKDVSFIYNNGFQSSHLYLDGIAELTSNGILRLTNETKQEKAHAFYPNPILFKNTSNGSVSSFSTTFVFAIRPQYATLSGHGIVFVVSPTKGLPNSLPSQYLGLFDKTNNGNSSNHVFGVELDTIQSSEFLDINDNHVGIDINDLKSANSTPAGYYDSNGQKKNLTLFSGYPMQVWVEYDGEKKKIDVTLAPTDVVKPKQPLLSYVQDLSPILNNSMYVGFSSATGSVFTSHYILGWSFKVNGQAQSLVISELPKLPRFGEKKQSKFLTVGLPLLLLSLVFMITLGVIYYIKRRKKFAELLEDWEHEYGPHRFKFKDLYYATKGFREKGLLGVGGFGRVYKGVMPGSKLEVAVKRVSHESRQGMREFVAEIVSIGRLRHRNLVPLLGYCRRKGELLLVYDYMSNGSLDHYLHNQPRVSLNWSQRFRIIKGVASGLFYLHEGWEQVVIHRDIKASNVLLDGEMNGRLGDFGLARLYDHGADPHTTHLVGTVGYLAPEHTRTGKATKFSDVFAFGAFLLEVVCGRRPIDHVGENESVILVDYVFECWKRGEILEAKDVNLGIYYVSEEVELVLKLGLMCSHSEPGARPSMKQVVQYLEMDIPLPDLSLLSLSSSGLTFGYQEHFEDFPMSYPSSMDKTMSHTSMSIAESHLSGGR, encoded by the coding sequence ATGTCTCACTCTTTCAACCTTATATTGGTGTTGTTTTTTCTTGTTACAGCTGTAGCAAGTAAAGATGTTAGTTTCATCTATAACAATGGATTCCAATCATCTCATTTGTATCTTGATGGTATTGCTGAGTTAACCTCTAATGGCATACTAAGGCTCACCAATGAAACCAAACAAGAAAAAGCACATGCTTTCTATCCAAATCCTATACTTTTCAAAAACACTTCCAATGGAAGTGTTTCTTCTTTCTCAACCACTTTTGTGTTTGCCATAAGACCTCAGTATGCAACTCTTAGTGGTCATGGAATTGTCTTTGTTGTTTCTCCAACAAAAGGGTTGCCAAATTCACTACCAAGTCAGTACCTTGGTCTCTTTGACAAAACCAACAATGGAAACAGTAGCAACCATGTTTTTGGGGTGGAACTTGATACTATTCAAAGCAGTGAGTTTCTTGATATCAATGATAACCATGTTGGTATTGACATCAATGATTTGAAATCAGCTAATTCAACTCCTGCAGGATATTATGATAGTAATGGTCAGAAGAAGAATTTGACACTTTTCAGTGGCTATCCTATGCAGGTTTGGGTTGAATATGATGGTGAAAAGAAGAAGATTGATGTTACTTTAGCTCCTACTGATGTTGTTAAACCAAAACAACCTTTGTTGTCATATGTCCAAGATCTTTCTCCAATTCTTAACAATAGTATGTATGTTGGATTTTCATCAGCTACTGGATCAGTTTTTACTTCTCATTATATTCTTGGTTGGAGTTTTAAGGTTAATGGTCAAGCTCAAAGCCTTGTGATTTCTGAACTTCCTAAGTTACCAAGATTTGGTGAGAAAAAACAATCCAAATTTTTAACTGTTGGGTTGCCTTTGCTTTTGTTAAGTTTGGTTTTCATGATAACTTTAGgagttatttattatataaaaaggaGGAAGAAATTTGCTGAGTTGCTTGAAGATTGGGAACATGAATATGGCCCACATAGATTTAAGTTCAAAGATTTATACTATGCTACAAAGGGTTTCAGGGAGAAGGGGCTATTGGGTGTCGGTGGATTTGGTAGAGTCTACAAAGGTGTGATGCCAGGTTCCAAACTTGAGGTTGCTGTGAAGAGGGTGTCTCATGAATCAAGACAAGGGATGAGGGAATTTGTGGCGGAGATTGTTAGTATCGGTCGTCTTCGTCACAGGAATCTCGTTCCGCTTCTCGGCTATTGCAGGCGAAAAGGTGAGTTACTTCTTGTCTATGATTACATGTCTAATGGAAGCTTAGACCACTATCTGCACAACCAACCAAGAGTGAGCTTGAATTGGAGTCAAAGATTTAGAATCATCAAAGGGGTTGCTTCGGGTTTGTTTTATCTACATGAAGGATGGGAGCAAGTTGTGATTCATAGAGACATAAAAGCTAGTAATGTGTTATTAGATGGTGAAATGAATGGTAGGTTGGGAGATTTTGGTCTTGCAAGGTTGTATGATCATGGTGCTGACCCACACACAACTCATTTGGTTGGAACTGTAGGGTATCTTGCTCCTGAGCATACCAGAACAGGTAAAGCAACTAAATTTTCTGATGTGTTTGCTTTTGGTGCATTTCTTCTTGAAGTTGTTTGTGGCAGGAGGCCTATAGATCATGTAGGAGAAAATGAGAGTGTGATTCTGGTTGATTATGTGTTTGAATGTTGGAAAAGAGGTGAGATTCTTGAGGCAAAAGATGTAAATTTGGGAATATATTATGTGTCTGAGGAGGTTGAGTTGGTGTTGAAACTTGGTTTGATGTGTTCACATTCAGAACCTGGGGCTAGACCAAGCATGAAACAGGTTGTTCAGTATTTGGAGATGGATATACCATTGCCTGATTTGTCTTTGCTTAGTTTATCTTCTTCTGGATTAACTTTTGGGTACCAAGAACATTTTGAGGACTTTCCAATGTCTTATCCATCTTCTATGGACAAGACAATGTCGCATACTTCTATGTCTATTGCTGAATCGCATCTCTCCGGTGGTCGTTGA
- the LOC131640918 gene encoding uncharacterized protein LOC131640918, with translation MFRIASKISSRISPKALVSLTAKPSPISFRSFNTGLALDKSLAIDDVVRMSAYALRQARSEKSVGSYGMGYLVLKHCLTTELTEGNDPKHENSKGIALLAMSTLFSERGDYVDAIEQLDGVQELTNSYLGIRVAAFEAQAGLHLELEQDDMASAVADKCIELVENEKTKDFEALNVRARALKGLIELVKGDIKSAEPYFDKSLRTKLCEGTAALSYAEFQQTRQNYSMAKEIYQNVIEGAADLKESGNVYLGGGNMNMEGLIMGAMCALGQLESHLGNFRNAEEHLTKALTKAEEIYGEKHPKVGVVLTCMALMYRRKAIDQKSSSLMVQEGLYRKISGILKFPSAETESEGNTAAAPTVKKSDIVTRSDIVALASGGYAEVLNVQEKRTGEGEKLKNLSDSSWKNNRMSLEDYLGNTEANLCPVIDARICRLL, from the exons ATGTTTCGCATAGCATCAAAGATTTCATCAAGAATCTCTCCCAAAGCCCTCGTTTCTCTCACTGCAAAACCTTCTCCCATTTCATTCAGGTCATTCAACACTGGCTTGGCGTTGGATAAAAGCCTAGCTATCGATGATGTTGTTCGGATGAGCGCATACGCTCTGAGACAAGCTAGGTCTGAAAAATCAg TTGGATCATACGGTATGGGTTATTTGGTGTTGAAGCATTGTCTTACGACTGAGTTAACGGAAGGAAATGACCCAAAACATGAGAATTCCAAAGGGATTGCTTTGCTGGCTATGTCTACATTGTTTTCTGAAAG AGGAGATTATGTTGATGCAATTGAGCAGCTCGACGGTGTTCAAGAATTGACTAATTCTTACTTGGGTATTAGAG TTGCTGCCTTTGAAGCTCAGGCTGGGCTTCATCTAGAGTTGGAACAG GATGATATGGCATCTGCAGTGGCTGATAAATGTATAGAGCTCGTGGAGAATGAGAAAACAAAAGATTTTGAAGCTCTGAATGTTCGTGCTAGAGCGCTAAAAGGGCTTATTGAACTTGTCAAGGGAGATATTAAATCAG CTGAACCTTACTTTGACAAATCTCTACGCACCAAGCTATGTGAAG GCACTGCTGCTCTATCATACGCTGAGTTCCAACAAACAAGGCAGAACTACTCAATGGCAAAAGAGATTTACCAGAACGTTATAGAGGGAGCTGCCGACCTTAAAGAGAGTGGCAATGTATACTTAGGAGGTGGTAACATGAACATGGAAGGATTAATAATGGGGGCCATGTGTGCTTTAGGACAGCTTGAATCACATTTGGG TAACTTCCGTAACGCAGAGGAGCATTTGACAAAGGCATTAACTAAGGCAGAAGAGATCTATG GAGAAAAACATCCCAAGGTGGGTGTTGTATTGACATGTATGGCTCTTATGTATAGGCGTAAAGCAATTGATCAGAAATCAAGTTCGCTTATGGTTCAAGAG GGTCTCTACAGAAAAATTTCAGGGATTTTGAAGTTTCCATCAGCTGAAACTGAATCCGAAG GTAATACTGCTGCTGCACCAACAGTAAAAAAAAGTGATATAGTGACTCGAAGTGATATAGTGGCTCTTGCAAGCG GTGGATATGCAGAAGTACTTAATGTCCAAGAAAAGAGAACGGGTGAAGGAGAGAAGCTGAAGAACTTGTCTGATTCCTCATGGAAAAACAACAGGATGTCTCTGGAGGATTATCTAGGAAATACAGAAGCAAACTTATGTCCGGTTATCGATGCTCGCATTTGCAGGCTTCTGTAA
- the LOC131640915 gene encoding thaumatin-like protein: MSRTSTLLYCLISLCSIILIDGAQLILVNNCGESVWPGILGGSGQQTPKDGGFHLGSGDEVVLDVQEKWSGRIWGRQGCNFDNDGNGHCLTGDCFGKLQCKGLGGIPPATVVEMTLGSSSSPLHFYDVSLVDGFNLPVSMKPVGGGIGCGIASCEVDLNVCCPSALEVKRNGKVVGCKSACLAMQSARYCCTGSYSDPKTCKPTLFANLFKAICPKAYSYAYDDTSSLNRCRAPRYVITFCPPPQ, from the exons ATGTCAAGAACATCCACTCTTCTCTACTGCCTAATCTCCCTTTGCTCCATCATACTCATAG ATGGAGCACAACTGATTCTTGTGAACAATTGCGGAGAAAGTGTATGGCCAGGAATACTAGGAGGATCAGGCCAGCAAACACCAAAAGACGGCGGATTTCATCTAGGCAGCGGCGACGAAGTAGTCTTAGATGTACAAGAAAAATGGTCAGGAAGAATATGGGGAAGACAAGGCTGCAACTTCGACAACGACGGAAACGGCCACTGTCTAACCGGCGATTGCTTCGGCAAACTCCAATGCAAAGGCCTAGGAGGAATTCCACCAGCAACCGTAGTCGAAATGACATTAGGATCCTCATCTTCGCCACTACATTTCTACGATGTAAGTCTAGTCGACGGGTTCAACTTACCTGTGTCAATGAAACCTGTTGGAGGCGGAATCGGGTGCGGTATAGCTTCGTGTGAAGTTGATCTGAATGTTTGTTGTCCATCAGCACTTGAGGTGAAGAGAAATGGGAAAGTGGTTGGTTGTAAAAGTGCTTGTTTGGCTATGCAAAGTGCTAGGTATTGTTGCACAGGAAGTTATTCTGATCCAAAAACTTGTAAACCTACACTTTTTGCTAATCTCTTTAAGGCTATTTGTCCTAAGGCTTATAGTTATGCTTATGATGATACTAGTAGTCTTAATAGATGCAGGGCTCCCAGGTATGTTATCACTTTTTGTCCTCCGCCGCAGTAA